The Carassius carassius chromosome 28, fCarCar2.1, whole genome shotgun sequence region ATCAACGTAAATTCTCCAGAGATCAAGACGTTGTCTTGTCCGATCTGTCGGGAGCTGACGGAAATCCGACACGGCCGAGATCTACCACAGTTGGGAAATAACGAAGACATCTTCCGCAAACTTCCGGCTGAGATGCAGCGGGCGCTTTCTGTGCGATTTAAACGCAGCAAGGGCAAACTCATTCTCAAGAATCCTCCACCAAACAGCTCTGTTAGGACCTCCTTAAATTTGCCGGTGTTGAAGAAGAAAGAGGAGCAGGCCGGCGGTAACCCGCTTGGAGTCATGGAGGAAGGTCTTGGCCAGGCAACTATGATCGATGTGGGAAGGCCGCCAAGCAGGATGAGGGGTCGCATGAGAAGGATAATGTATTCCAATCAGTGCTATTATGCCGTTGTTGCAGCCATCATCACAATCACTGTTGCTTTAATGCTGGTGGGAATCTTCACCTTTGTGGTGATGCCCTTTATGCATAGCAGACCAATTAGACCATTACAGAACCAAACTTCTCCAGATACTACGCCTTGAGAGATGAGGAAACTGACAGCGCTCAGGAAGGATGATTGGCAAAGCAAAACAAGCAATTCTTGGTGGAGCCTGTTACATTGAACACAACACAGCATTTCTTTTGCTTTTGTGCAAGACGCTTCAGACAGGCTCGATAGGAATGAACTGGAAAAACTTGAACATATGATATTTTACACAAACTGAGACATTGTTTTGTAAAGGTCTTTAAGAACAAGAGGCAACAATGATGTCTGTTCTGACCAGTGATGAGCTGTATTTTCTAAAGTATAAATTAatggaaatttaaaaaaaagtatatatatatatatatatatatatatatatataatttaaagggctggataatattaaataataatatcatcATACAATATTACTATGCCATTTGATTTCATGAAGAATTCTGTATTTTCATGTATTTCTTATCTATATGGTTTGTGGTATTGATGCTAAAGGACAAAAATGTGACAACTCgccaatgcaaatcacctcagtCTAAAAATGTGCACTGCAACACTAATGTAAGCTCTTAAATGTTCTTTCTTGTGTTAGAAATACATTTATGAGAAACAGATACTTCTTTGACATATGCTgcatataatcttttttttttctcttgcacAAATGGGAAGAGTCCAAAGTGGAAAATAATAAATGGTTGAGACCGTTCTCTGTCTGAGTGACATAATATGCCTACAATTACAACTTCAGTCAGAAAACATCTACAAGTATAAGAATAAACTTAAATTTGATATTGTCAATGGCTTCATAATTTCATAGACAGACACGTGACTTACAAGTCACCTTAATTAAATGAAGCGTTAACATTTCACAAGTGCATGGGAACAGCTATATCAGCAGGACTTTAATATCATAAATAGGGGTAAAACTAGTAAAggcatataactccatatacacaTAAGGACAAAACAGCAGATGTGTTGCAGGTCTGCTCTGATAGCAGCGTTAAAACAATTTTCAAATGCAAATACTGAAAATGCAAGTAACCTAACTTGCGTAGTTTGAATAAATATGGTAGAAAACatttcctatttatttattaatatctatGCCATGCAT contains the following coding sequences:
- the rnf183 gene encoding E3 ubiquitin-protein ligase RNF183 produces the protein MSDGKEKPHGSKKGPNVKPKLDSKGSFNLGASEQRQRQKSLRRSRSNEAENRRRESSRGREQGKKEGGRHQRGRSEEGRRRDRDPESGHHKTAQPRDDLQDTECIVCFCSFDNVFKAPKLLSCGHTFCLECLARINVNSPEIKTLSCPICRELTEIRHGRDLPQLGNNEDIFRKLPAEMQRALSVRFKRSKGKLILKNPPPNSSVRTSLNLPVLKKKEEQAGGNPLGVMEEGLGQATMIDVGRPPSRMRGRMRRIMYSNQCYYAVVAAIITITVALMLVGIFTFVVMPFMHSRPIRPLQNQTSPDTTP